CACGTTCTGGCCCACGTTCTGGCCCTTGATGAACAGGCAGGTCTGGACCGGTTCGGCCACCTTGACCCCTTTTTCGGTGCGGATGAAGTAGCCGCCGTGCAACTCTTCCTTGGCCGCTGCGCGGGTGAAGTCGTCCTTTTCCGGGTCCATGGCATTCCAGAAATATTCGGGCAAGCCGTCGTATTTCTTGAGCGCCTGACGAATGCCCAGCACCTCCACACCCTTGCCCGAACTCTTGCAGTGCACGGTTGAGTGGTCAAATTGCAAAAACGTGCCCGAGCGTTCGTCGGTGGCGTCAACATCCACCCCAACCATGCGCAGTTCGCGCTTGCTCTCTTCGGACAGGGTGGAAAAATCGGGCAACTCGGCGCTCTGCCGACCGGTAAAGGAATAGGAGTTCAGATCGACCAGGGTTTGGCTTAGTTCAGACATCTGATGCACTCCTTGTAGCCGTACTTGCTGATGTGATCCAGAATATCGCGAGGTCTGGTCGGACGCGTATCGCAGCACAGCACCCCGTTGTACATGACCTGGCCACGGTCGGCATTGACGTAGTCGAGGATGTAGCCGGTGTGGGTAATGATGAGGCCGGAAGTCCTGTTGCGGCGACGCAGGTCGCGCATGCACGTCTCGGGCGACGGAGCAGCCGCGCCGTCGAGCAGGGCTCGGGCCGTGTTGCCGATAAGGACCATGTTTTCCAGATCCACGCCGGATTCCGGTTCGTCGAAAAGGATGAGATCCGGATTCTGGGCCATGAGCTGCAGGAGTTCGGAGCGTTTGATTTCGCCGCCGGAAAAGCCCGAGTTGATATCGCGGTCCAGAAAGTCTTCGAAATTGACGGTCTTGGCCATGCCGTCCACATCCATCTCACGTCCGCGGGCGCACATGGAGACCAGATGGCGGGTTTTGAGGCCGTGAATGGTCGGCGGTCGCTGAAAGGACATGCCGATACCGAGCCGGGCCCGTTCGTAGGTTGGCATATTGGTGATATCGACACCCTTGAAGACAATCTTTCCCGCGGTCACGGTGTA
The Deltaproteobacteria bacterium HGW-Deltaproteobacteria-18 genome window above contains:
- a CDS encoding ABC transporter ATP-binding protein; the protein is MLQIENLHVSIGDREVLKGINLNIDDGETFILFGPNGSGKTTLLMTLMGFGGYTVTAGKIVFKGVDITNMPTYERARLGIGMSFQRPPTIHGLKTRHLVSMCARGREMDVDGMAKTVNFEDFLDRDINSGFSGGEIKRSELLQLMAQNPDLILFDEPESGVDLENMVLIGNTARALLDGAAAPSPETCMRDLRRRNRTSGLIITHTGYILDYVNADRGQVMYNGVLCCDTRPTRPRDILDHISKYGYKECIRCLN